The following coding sequences are from one Coffea arabica cultivar ET-39 chromosome 11e, Coffea Arabica ET-39 HiFi, whole genome shotgun sequence window:
- the LOC113719530 gene encoding uncharacterized protein: MPPTCFPLRWESTGDQWWFASPIDWAAANGHYDLVRELLHLDTNLLIKLTSLRRIRRLETVWDDEENFDDVAKCRSQVARQLLLECETKKGQNSLIRAGYGGWLLYTAASAGDVGFVKELLGRDPFLVFGEGEYGVADILYAAARSKNSEVFRLLLDYSLSRRDSVNGGQEVEVQPQEVSSVFKWEMMNRAVHAAARGGNVEMLRELLVDCSDVLAYRDAQGSTVLHTASGRGQVELVKSLLVSYDMIKSTDNQGNTALNVAAYRGHLAVVEVLVSSSPSTSSMKNNYGDTFLHMAVAGFRSPGFRRLDRQIELMTQLVRGKLAANIEDIINVRNNDGRTALHMAVIENIQSNLVELLMSVPGINLNIRDADGNTPLDLLKQRPQSASSEILIKRLISAGGISNCQDRRTRNALVSHLKMQGIGGSPGTSFRIPDAEIFLYTGNENASDAGTDIASTEYDMRSGELSYCGSAAGSNSYKTKSGSVNSAARHLKLLLYFPRRKARKTEENANLEENASVESYRISSPEVKPIPLRQRFSKTTSSLSTNKRIVAMPNSLPSPSTKKKFAAGLMHGVIQVKRHLSFAAPSSPFSESSWSSPISTDGERELNHGNGRSSLSGFNHSPKMDKMKMKRLQSSFNVKMMNQYLCFGAQGLAADDSTSSTQQGETRKNPVH; the protein is encoded by the exons ATGCCTCCTACATGCTTCCCCTTGAGGTGGGAGAGCACTGGAGATCAGTGGTGGTTTGCATCCCCAATTGACTGGGCAGCTGCCAATGGTCACTATGATCTGGTCAGAGAGCTCCTTCATCTTGACACCAATCTACTAATCAAACTTACGTCTCTTCGTAGAATTCGCCGCCTCGAAACTGTGTGGGATGATGAGGAAAACTTTGACGATGTTGCCAAATGTAGGTCCCAAGTTGCTAGACAACTCCTGCTCGAGTGTGAAACCAAGAAAGGCCAAAATTCCCTGATCAGAGCTGGCTATGGTGGTTGGCTTCTTTATACTGCCGCCTCAGCTGGAGATGTTGGATTTGTCAAAGAATTGTTGGGTAGAGATCCCTTTTTGGTGTTTGGAGAAGGAGAATATGGTGTTGCTGATATACTCTATGCTGCTGCCAGGAGTAAGAACTCGGAGGTTTTTAGGCTACTGTTGGATTATTCTCTCTCGCGAAGGGATTCTGTAAATGGTGGACAGGAAGTGGAGGTGCAGCCACAAGAAGTTTCATCTGTTTTCAAGTGGGAAATGATGAATAGGGCCGTTCATGCTGCTGCAAGAGGAGGCAATGTGGAGATGTTGAGAGAACTTCTTGTGGACTGTTCAGATGTTTTGGCTTATAGAGATGCTCAAGGTTCTACTGTCCTGCATACAGCCTCTGGCAGAGGCCAGGTTGAG TTGGTTAAAAGTTTACTAGTATCCTATGATATGATCAAGTCCACTGATAATCAAGGGAACACTGCGCTAAATGTGGCTGCCTACAGGGGTCACTTAGCTGTTGTGGAGGTTCTTGTATCTTCATCTCCCTCAACCAGCTCAATGAAGAATAATTATGGAGATACTTTTCTTCACATGGCAGTGGCAGGCTTCAGAAGCCCGGGATTTCGAAGACTAGATCGACAGATAGAGCTTATGACGCAGTTGGTACGTGGCAAACTTGCTGCTAACATAGAAGATATTATCAATGTCAGGAACAATGATGGTAGAACTGCTCTTCACATGGCAGTGATCGAGAACATTCAATCGAATTTGGTGGAACTCCTTATGTCAGTACCTGGAATAAATTTAAACATCCGGGATGCTGATGGCAATACCCCATTGGATCTCCTCAAACAGCGACCCCAGTCAGCATCTTCTGAGATATTAATCAAAAGGCTGATTTCTGCTGGAGGAATTTCAAATTGTCAAGACCGTAGGACAAGAAATGCACTCGTttctcatttgaaaatgcagGGTATTGGAGGCAGTCCAGGAACATCGTTTAGAATTCCTGATGCAGAGATATTTCTGTACACTGGAAATGAAAATGCATCTGATGCAGGAACTGATATTGCAAGCACAGAGTATGACATGCGCTCAGGTGAACTAAGTTATTGTGGTTCCGCTGCTGGGTCCAACTCATATAAGACGAAGTCTGGTTCTGTAAATAGTGCTGCAAGGCACCTGAAGCTACTTCTCTACTTCCCTAGGAGGAAAGCGAGAAAAACGGAAGAGAATGCCAACTTGGAAGAGAATGCTTCTGTCGAATCATACAGAATTTCAAGTCCAGAAGTAAAACCAATCCCACTTAGGCAGAGATTTTCAAAAACGACGTCTTCTTTGTCAACAAACAAGAGAATAGTCGCCATGCCGAATAGTCTTCCAAGTCCATCCACGAAGAAGAAGTTTGCCGCAGGGCTAATGCATGGTGTCATACAGGTAAAGAGGCATTTATCTTTTGCTGCGCCTTCAAGTCCCTTCTCTGAATCTTCCTGGTCATCTCCAATATCTACTGATGGAGAAAGGGAATTAAACCATGGAAATGGTCGTTCATCACTCTCCGGCTTCAACCATTCACCCAAGATggataaaatgaaaatgaagcGCCTCCAGTCATCGTTTAACGTGAAGATGATGAACCAGTATTTGTGTTTCGGAGCTCAAGGTCTAGCTGCGGATGATTCAACGAGCTCTACACAGCAAGGTGAGACTCGCAAGAATCCAGTTCATTGA
- the LOC113717688 gene encoding lysine histidine transporter 2-like yields the protein MDNQLPLKTAEEKAIEDWLPVSSVRKSKWWYSAFHNVTAMVGAGVLGLPYALSQLGWGPGVTMLAISWIITLFTLWQMVEMHEMVPGKRFDRYHELGQHAFGEKLGLWIVVPQQLLVQVSTCIVYMVTGGKSLKKFHDIVCPPPRCQDIRLTYFILIFASVHFVISHLPNFHSLAIISFSAAVMSLSYSTIAWVTSLFKGQIPNVSYVPRGSTAAGKTFNFLNALGDVAFAYAGHNVVLEIQATIPSTPDKPSKKPMWKGVVLAYFVVALCYFPVAICGYYAYGNEIEDNVLITLQKPSWLVAAANMFVVIHVIGSYQVYAMPVFDSLESVLVKSLRFKPSNKLRFVTRMLYVAVTMLIGMAIPFFGGLMGFFGGFALAPTSFYLPCIIWLILYKPKRFSLSWIINWILIVFGVLLMLLSPIGGLRSIILSAKSYKVFS from the exons ATGGACAATCAATTACCACTGAAGACTGCAGAAGAGAAAGCCATTGAAGACTGGCTTCCAGTCAGTTCCGTTCGGAAATCCAAGTGGTGGTACTCGGCTTTTCACAATGTCACGGCCATGGTAGGAGCCGGGGTCCTTGGCCTCCCATACGCCCTGTCACAACTTGGATG GGGTCCTGGTGTGACCATGCTGGCGATTTCGTGGATTATAACGTTGTTCACCCTGTGGCAAATGGTGGAGATGCACGAGATGGTTCCTGGTAAGAGGTTTGATAGGTACCATGAACTAGGTCAGCATGCATTTGGAGAGAAACTTGGACTTTGGATCGTCGTACCCCAACAGCTTCTGGTCCAAGTTAGTACGTGCATAGTCTACATGGTTACCGGCGGAAAATCACTCAAGAAGTTCCATGATATTGTCTGTCCACCTCCAAGATGTCAGGATATTAGGCTCACCTACTTCATCTTGATCTTCGCTTCCGTTCATTTTGTTATCTCTCATCTTCCCAACTTCCATTCACTGGCTATCATCTCCTTCTCAGCGGCTGTAATGTCCCTGAG TTACTCTACTATTGCATGGGTGACTTCGCTGTTTAAGGGACAAATACCAAACGTGAGCTACGTTCCGAGAGGATCAACCGCAGCTGGAAAAACTTTTAACTTCCTCAATGCACTGGGGGACGTAGCTTTTGCGTATGCGGGGCATAATGTCGTGTTGGAAATTCAGGCGACGATTCCTTCAACCCCTGATAAACCATCCAAGAAACCCATGTGGAAGGGAGTAGTTCTTGCTTACTTTGTTGTTGCCCTGTGTTATTTCCCAGTTGCGATATGTGGGTATTACGCATATGGGAATGAAATTGAAGACAACGTTCTTATTACGCTGCAAAAACCGTCATGGCTCGTTGCAGCCGCTAATATGTTTGTGGTTATACATGTCATTGGAAGCTATCAG GTTTATGCTATGCCAGTTTTTGACTCGCTGGAAAGCGTTTTGGTGAAGTCATTACGCTTTAAACCTTCAAATAAACTTCGTTTTGTCACTCGAATGCTGTATGTAG CTGTGACCATGTTAATTGGCATGGCAATCCCCTTCTTCGGAGGACTAATGGGATTTTTTGGCGGATTTGCTTTGGCCCCAACATCATTCTAT CTTCCATGTATTATTTGGCTCATTCTTTACAAACCAAAGAGGTTCAGCCTTTCTTGGATCATAAATTGG ATCCTCATAGTATTTGGCGTTCTCCTGATGCTTCTCTCCCCCATTGGCGGTCTAAGGTCTATCATCCTATCCGCCAAGTCATACAAAGTGTTCTCCTAA
- the LOC113719640 gene encoding glyceraldehyde-3-phosphate dehydrogenase 2, cytosolic produces MGKVKIGINGFGRIGRLVARVVLQRDDVELVAVNDPFITTDYMTYMFKYDTVHGQWKHHEVKVKDDKTLLFGEKPVKVFGIRNPEEIPWGETGAEFVVESTGVFTDKDKAAAHLKGGAKKVVISAPSKDAPMFVVGVNEKEYKPDLNVVSNASCTTNCLAPLAKVINDRFGIVEGLMTTVHSITATQKTVDGPSSKDWRGGRAASFNIIPSSTGAAKAVGKVLPALNGKLTGMAFRVPTVDVSVVDLTVRLDKPATYEQIKTAIKEEAGGKLKGVLGYTEEDVVSSDFIGDSRSSIFDAKAGIALNEKYVKLVAWYDNEVGYSTRVVDLIVHMASVKA; encoded by the exons ATGGGGAAGGTTAAGATCGGAATCAATG GCTTTGGAAGAATTGGACGTTTGGTTGCTAGAGTTGTCTTGCAGAGGGATGATGTAGAACTTGTTGCTGTTAATGATCCATTTATCACCACTGATTACATG ACATATATGTTCAAGTATGATACTGTCCATGGACAATGGAAACATCATGAGGTTAAGGTTAAGGATGATAAGACCCTTCTTTTCGGTGAAAAGCCAGTCAAAGTCTTTGGAATCAG GAATCCCGAAGAGATCCCTTGGGGTGAAACTGGAGCAGAGTTTGTGGTGGAGTCTACTGGAGTATTTACAGACAAGGACAAGGCTGCTGCTCACTTGAAG GGCGGTGCAAAGAAGGTTGTTATTTCTGCTCCTAGCAAGGATGCACCCATGTTTGTTGTTGGTGTCAATGAAAAAGAATACAAACCTGATTTAAATGTTGTGTCCAATGccagttgcactacaaactgtcTTGCCCCCTTGGCTAAG GTCATCAACGATAGGTTTGGCATTGTTGAGGGCCTTATGACCACTGTGCACTCTATTACTG CCACTCAGAAGACTGTTGATGGTCCTTCAAGCAAGGACTGGAGAGGGGGAAGAGCTGCTTCATTTAACATTATTCCCAGTAGCACTGGAGCTGCCAAG GCTGTTGGGAAAGTTCTTCCAGCCCTCAATGGTAAATTGACTGGAATGGCATTCCGAGTTCCAACAGTAGATGTTTCAGTTGTGGATCTGACTGTTAGATTGGATAAACCTGCTACCTATGAGCAGATCAAAACTGCCATTAA GGAGGAGGCTGGGGGCAAACTCAAGGGAGTTTTAGGCTATACTGAAGAGGATGTGGTATCTTCAGATTTCATCGGTGATAGCAG GTCAAGCATCTTCGATGCTAAGGCAGGGATTGCTTTGAATGAGAAGTATGTGAAACTTGTTGCATGGTACGATAACGAAGTGGGTTACAG TACTCGCGTGGTTGATTTGATTGTCCACATGGCTTCAGTTAAAGCTTGA
- the LOC140021610 gene encoding uncharacterized protein, whose protein sequence is MGGYSRWIKPEVYPLLAPVAAVVGLCTMQLVRNICTNPEVRVTKENRAAGVLNNFEEGEYYAQHRLRQFLRGRRPEVMPSVNKFFSDPN, encoded by the exons ATGGGTGGTTATTCCAGATGGATTAAGCCTGAG GTATATCCACTCCTGGCACCAGTTGCCGCAGTTGTAGGCCTATGCACCATGCAACTTGTGAGGAACATCTGTACTAATCCTGAAGTCAG GGTTACTAAAGAGAATAGAGCTGCAGGGGTGCTTAACAACTTCGAAGAGGGTGAGTATTATGCACAACATCGTCTTAGACAGTTCCTTCGAGGCAGGCGCCCTGAGGTGATGCCAAGTGTTAACAAGTTCTTCTCAGACCCGAACTGA